A single Phoenix dactylifera cultivar Barhee BC4 chromosome 1, palm_55x_up_171113_PBpolish2nd_filt_p, whole genome shotgun sequence DNA region contains:
- the LOC103695590 gene encoding pollen-specific protein C13-like — protein MLFPHRFSRGADSTLKPPKTPIPLSLIASSPFSSFLLQQPPVSLPFRLIERYEETMAAKFRPVLAALCLISALLGIADTTPTPTFHVRGRVYCDTCRAGFVHEYTEYLEGAKVRLECKHYGSGEIAHRSEEAVTDGNGNYVIDITDDHQEETCEVVLVESPRDDCKEIPADHGIRARVMLTSNNGISSEWREANPIGFLRDAPLPKCGAMLQRYALFTDDDLY, from the exons ATGCTCTTTCCCCACCGCTTCTCTCGGGGCGCAGACTCCACATTAAAGCCACCTAAAACTCCCATTCCTCTTTCCTTAATTGCCTCCTCTcccttctcctcctttcttctccaaCAACCCCCCGTTTCACTTCCTTTCCGATTGATAGAAAGATACGAAGAAACCATGGCTGCTAAGTTCCGACCTGTTCTCGCTGCTCTCTGCCTCATTTCGGCCCTCCTCGGGATCGCTGATACCACCCCAACTCCAACCTTTCACGTTCGCGGTCGAGTTTACTGCGACACCTGCCGTGCTGGCTTCGTTCATGAATACACCGAATACCTCGAAG GGGCCAAGGTGAGGCTGGAATGCAAGCACTATGGAAGCGGTGAAATAGCTCATCGGTCGGAGGAGGCAGTGACCGACGGCAATGGAAACTACGTGATCGACATCACGGACGATCACCAAGAAGAGACCTGCGAGGTGGTTCTCGTGGAGAGCCCGCGCGACGACTGCAAGGAGATTCCGGCCGACCACGGGATCCGTGCGCGTGTCATGCTGACCAGCAACAATGGCATATCCTCCGAGTGGCGAGAGGCCAACCCCATCGGCTTCTTGAGGGATGCACCCCTGCCCAAGTGCGGGGCCATGCTCCAGCGTTACGCCCTCTTCACCGATGACGATTTGTATTGA
- the LOC103695586 gene encoding glutamate--tRNA ligase, cytoplasmic produces the protein MEITIAFSADSPPLPVIAAARVAGVPLSTDPSLPPGSAPIFCFDSGLKLQGTNTLLRYIGRVAAIPNFYGQDALESGQIDEWLEFAPIFLSGPEFEGACARVDGYLTLRTFLVGYSLSVADIAVWSGLAGTGQRWESLRKSKKYQNLVRWFDSIAAEYGDPLNEVTAAYVGRRGLGKLPAAKPTRGVSGSNPASKGKETNGPIVSKENAAAFEIDLPGAKIGEVCLRFAPEPSGYLHIGHSKAALLNQYFAQRYQGRLLIRFDDTNPSKESNEFVENLLKDIETLGIKYDAVTYTSDYFPQLMKMAESLILKGKAYVDDTPREQMQKERMEGIESRCRNNTVGENLALWKEMIAGSERGKQCCLRGKLDMQDPNKSLRDPVYYRCNPDPHHRIGSKYKIYPTYDFACPFVDSIEGMTHALRSSEYHDRNAQYYRILEDMGLRKVQIYEFSRLNMVYTLLSKRKLLWFVQNGKVEGWDDPRFPTVQGIVRRGLKIEALIQFILQQGASKNLNLMEWDKLWTINKKIIDPICPRHTAVLEENRVILLLIDGPEKPFVRIIPRHKKFEGAGTKATTYTKRIWIDYADALSITEGEEVTLMDWGNAIIKEIKKDNEKITHLIGVLHLEGSVKTTKLKLTWLPEMDELVHLSLVEFDYLIKKKKLEEGEDFLDNLNPCTRRETAALGDSNMRNLKRGEILQLERKGYYRCDVPFLRPSKPIVLFAIPDGRQQTSLN, from the exons ATGGAGATAACGATCGCGTTCTCCGCCGATTCCCCGCCGCTTCCGGTCATCGCCGCAGCGAGGGTCGCCGGCGTGCCGCTCTCCACCGACCCCAGCCTCCCGCCAGGCTCCGCGCCTATTTTCTGCTTCGATTCCgg ATTGAAATTGCAAGGAACAAACACACTCCTACGCTATATCGGGCGGGTTGCAGCAATTCCCAATTTCTATGGCCAGGATGCGCTTGAATCAGGACAG ATTGATGAATGGCTTGAGTTTGCTCCAATATTTCTTTCCGGCCCAGAATTTGAGGGTGCTTGTGCCCGTGTGGATGGCTATCTTACTCTGCGGACTTTTTTGGTTGGCTATAGTTTGTCTGTTGCTGACATAGCAGTATGGTCAGGTCTTGCAG GTACTGGACAGAGATGGGAAAGCCTTAGGAAATCAAAGAAATACCAAAATCTAGTTCGTTGGTTCGATAGCATTGCAGCGGAATATGGTGATCCTCTCAATGAAGTCACAGCTGCTTATGTTgggagaagagggttaggaaAGTTACCTGCAGCTAAGCCTACTAGAGGAGTATCAGGCAGTAATCCTGCTTCAAAGGGAAAGGAGACAAATGGGCCAATTGTTTCAAAGGAAAATGCTGCTGCATTTGAAATAGATCTTCCTGGTGCAAAGATTGGGGAAGTGTGTTTGCGATTTGCCCCAGAGCCTAGTGGGTACCTCCACATTGGGCACTCAAAGGCTGCTCTTCTGAACCAGTATTTTGCTCAGAGATACCAAGGACGGCTACTTATTCGATTTGATGACACAAACCCTTCAAAAGAAAGCAATGAGTTTGTAGAGAATCTGCTAAAAGATATTGAGACATTGGGCATCAAATATGATGCTGTTACTTACACATCTGATTATTTTCCTCAGTTGATGAAAATGGCTGAAAGCTTGATTCTGAAGGGAAAAGCATATGTGGATGATACACCTCGGGAGCAGATGCAGAAAGAGAGGATGGAAGGCATAGAGTCAAGGTGCAGGAATAATACTGTTGGTGAGAATCTGGCATTGTGGAAAGAGATGATTGCAGGGTCTGAGAGAGGTAAGCAGTGCTGTTTACGAGGTAAATTGGACATGCAAGACCCAAACAAGTCGCTTCGAGATCCTGTTTATTACCGTTGCAATCCAGATCCTCATCATCGTATTGGATCCAAGTATAAAATCTATCCAACCTATGACTTTGCTTGTCCATTTGTTGATTCCATTGAAGGTATGACCCATGCCCTTCGCTCGAGTGAATATCATGATCGCAATGCACAGTATTATCGGATTCTTGAGGATATGGGACTCCGGAAAGTCCAAATATATGAATTCAGCAGACTGAATATGGTATACACGCTTCTTAGCAAGCGTAAACTTCTGTGGTTCGTTCAAAATGGGAAAGTTGAGGGATGGGATGATCCTCGGTTCCCTACCGTGCAGGGCATAGTACGCAGGGGTTTGAAAATTGAGGCATTAATACAGTTCATTCTTCAACAG GGTGCTTCTAAAAATCTGAACCTTATGGAGTGGGACAAGCTTTGGACTATCAATAAGAAGATAATTGATCCAATATGCCCAAGACATACAGCTGTCCTTGAAGAAAATCGTGTGATATTGCTTCTTATAGATGGTCCAGAGAAGCCATTTGTCCGCATTATTCCTAGGCATAAGAAATTTGAGGGCGCTGGGACAAAAGCTACAACGTACACAAAGAGAATATGGATTGATTATGCTGATGCATTATCTATCACAGAGGGTGAGGAGGTAACGTTAATGGATTGGGGAAATGCtatcataaaagaaatcaagaagGACAATGAGAAGATCACGCATCTGATTGGAGTTTTACACCTTGAAGGTTCTGTTAAAACAACAAAGCTGAAGCTTACGTGGCTTCCTGAAATGGATGAGTTAGTTCATCTTTCGTTGGTTGAATTTGACTACTtgataaagaagaaaaag CTGGAAGAAGGAGAGGACTTTCTTGATAACCTTAATCCTTGTACCAGACGAGAAACTGCAGCCCTTGGGGATTCCAACATGCGTAATCTGAAGCGAGGAGAGATACTTCAGCTTGAAAGGAAAGGCTATTACAGATGCGACGTACCATTCCTTAGACCTTCAAAGCCCATTGTTCTTTTTGCAATTCCAGATGGTCGACAGCAGACATCATTGAACTGA